The Candidatus Lernaella stagnicola sequence CCTGTCGCACGAAAGCGCCGCGTTTCTCGAACCGCTGGCCTGTGTCATGCACGGCATGCATGTGAGCCGCGCCGCGGAAACAACCGACGTGGTCATCTTTGGCGCCGGACCCATCGGCCTGCTGTTCCTGCTGGCGCTTCGGCGACACGGCTGCCGCGTGGTGGTCGTCGAACCACAGCCCGGACGCCGCGAAACCGCGCTACGGCTGGGCGCTGAGGCGGCCCTACCCGCCGATGAACACACGCGCGAGGCCGTGATGGAATGCACCGGCGGCCACGGCGTTGATCTGGCCGTGGAATGCACGGGCCGCACCGACGTGTGGGCTGCATCGGTTGATTACGTCCGGCGCGGCGGCGCGGTGTTGCTTTTTGGCGGCACGCCGCCGGATACCCAGGTGTGTTTTGACACCGCGCGCTTACACTACGATCAGATCTCGGTCCTCGGCTGTTTTCACTTCCGGCCCGCCGACGTGCGCGCCGCCGCCGATTTGCTTGCCACCGGCGAACTCGACCCCAGCCCGCTGATCTCCGGCGAAACCGATTTGGACGGACTGCCCGACATCATGGGTCGCCTTGCGGCCGGCGACGGCATCAAGTATGTGGTGCGGCCATGAGTGAAATGCGCGCCGCCGTCGTTCACACCTTCGACGATGTTCGCGTCGAGAGCGTGCCCCGGCCCACCGCGCCGCCGGGCGGCCTGTTGGTCCACACCCACGCCTGCGGCATCTGCTCCGGCGACGTCATGCCCTGGTATATCGAACGCAAAGCGCCGCTGGTGCTCGGTCACGAAATGGCCGGCACCGTTGTCGAAGTGGGTGAAGGCGCGCCCTTTGCCGTCGGCGACCGCGTGTTCGCCCACCATCACGCGCCTTGCATGGAGTGCGCCTACTGCAATCGCGGCCACTACGTGCAGTGCGCCACGTGGAAGGAGCCCGCGGTGGACCCCGGCGGTTGCGCGGAATACTTCGCGGTCACCGCCAACGGCACGGAAAACGATACCTTGCTCGTACCGCCGTCGTTGTCGCTGGAGCATGCCTGTTTGATCGAACCTCTGGCGTGCGCCGTCAAGGCGTTGCGGCGCGTGCCGCCGATCGCGCGGGGGGGGGTTGTGGCCATCTTGGGGTTGGGCGCCATGGGGATTATTCTCACCGCCCTGGCCAAATACTTCGGCGCTTGGCAGGTAATCGGGATCGACCGCATTCCCTACCGTCTGAATTTGGCGGCGGACATCGGCGCGGACCATCTCATCGATTTTTCACGGCAGGACGTCGTGGCCACGGTGCGGCAGATCACCAGCGGCATGGGCGCCGACTTGGTCATCGTCGGCCCGCCAAGCGTGGAGGCGATGCGTACCGGCCTTGAGTGCGCCGGCAAAGCCGCCACGGTGCTTTTTTTCTCCCCGGCCGAGCCGGACCAAACCTTCGCCTACGACCCCAATCGCCCCTATTTCGACGAAATCTCCTTCGTGACCTCCTATTCCTGCGGTCCGCCGGATACCCGCGAGGCCCTTTCCTTACTGGCAGATGGCGTGCTACGCGTCGACAAGATCATTACCCACCGTTTTCCCCTCGACCAAGCGCCCACGGCTTATCGCTTGACCGCAAGCGGCGGCGAGTCTTCCAAGGTGCTGGTTACCCTCGAATAGGCTCATTCGTTTGACATCGCTCACGGCGCCACCTATGTTTTGAGCCCGCGGATTTTGATGGTTTTCGCGGCGCAAGGAGAACAACTTGGGCATCGTTTTTGGTCCCGTGCCCAGCCGCCGGCTGGGTTACAGCTTGGGCATTGATGTGTTGCCGCCGGCTGACAAAATGTGCACGCTCAACTGCGTGTATTGCCAGGTGGGTCACACCAAAGTTCAGACCATCAAGCGCGGCATTCCGCTGGATTCCACCCTGATTAATCAGGCGATCGACGAACATCTGCCGATGGCCGACATCGATGTCGTCACCTTTTCCGGCTCGGGCGAGCCGACGTTGCACCGCTACCTGGGCCAGTTCATCGAACGCGTCAAGAACCGTTGCGACACGCCCGTAGCCGTGCTGACAAATTCCACGCTGATCGACAAACCCGACGTACGCCGCGATCTGGCCCTGGCCGATATCGTCGTGCCCAGCCTCGACGCGGCCACGCAGGAAACCTTCGAACGCATCAATCGACCCCATCGGTCCTTGCGCGTCGATTCCATCATCGAGGGCTTGATCGCTTTCCGAGACGAATTTTCCGGCAAGTTTTTCCTGGAAATCATGCTGGTCAAAGGGTTCAACGACGACCCGTCGGAACTGCTCGCCATCAAAAAAATTGTCGACCGGATTCGTCCCGACCAAGTCCACCTCAACACCGTCACGCGGCCGGGGGCGGAACCCGACGCGCGGCCCCTCGCGCAAAACGAATTGGAGCGGATCGCCGCGATTTTCGGGCCTGACACCTTTCCCATCGGCACCGGCCCCGCGGTGGGCCGAGTGGCCGACGTCCGAGAGTTGGAAGCCGCCGTGCTGGATTTGGTGCAGCGCCGCGGCGTCACCTTAAGCGACCTGGTCAAGAGCTTGGGGCTGGAGCGGGCTCGCGCTCTGGAAGTTCTCAACAACTTGGCGCAGCAAAATAAGGTCAAAAAAGTGGTACACGGGGAAGTAACTTACTACCGTGAGTACTATTGAACCTAACGCTTTGGGGCGTTAGAACAATACGGGCAGGCGATAACCTTCCTGGCGGGTGTGGGAGACAGTATGGTTGTTACCAAAATATTGATTATTGAGTTTAACGCGATGGAGGCCAACACCATCGCCGAGGGACTCTACCAACAAGGTTTCGCCACGGTGATCGCCAACTC is a genomic window containing:
- a CDS encoding zinc-binding dehydrogenase translates to MRAAILEEIGRISVLDKPNPQPSPGGVVVEVRAALTCGTDVKAFQRGHPKIPLPSPMGHEYSGVIAACGDQVRNFQVGDAVMGVHSAPCGRCFYCGKGLFNLCETIMDTKVMGAFAERLALPEAIVRQNLFPMPAGLSHESAAFLEPLACVMHGMHVSRAAETTDVVIFGAGPIGLLFLLALRRHGCRVVVVEPQPGRRETALRLGAEAALPADEHTREAVMECTGGHGVDLAVECTGRTDVWAASVDYVRRGGAVLLFGGTPPDTQVCFDTARLHYDQISVLGCFHFRPADVRAAADLLATGELDPSPLISGETDLDGLPDIMGRLAAGDGIKYVVRP
- a CDS encoding alcohol dehydrogenase catalytic domain-containing protein codes for the protein MSEMRAAVVHTFDDVRVESVPRPTAPPGGLLVHTHACGICSGDVMPWYIERKAPLVLGHEMAGTVVEVGEGAPFAVGDRVFAHHHAPCMECAYCNRGHYVQCATWKEPAVDPGGCAEYFAVTANGTENDTLLVPPSLSLEHACLIEPLACAVKALRRVPPIARGGVVAILGLGAMGIILTALAKYFGAWQVIGIDRIPYRLNLAADIGADHLIDFSRQDVVATVRQITSGMGADLVIVGPPSVEAMRTGLECAGKAATVLFFSPAEPDQTFAYDPNRPYFDEISFVTSYSCGPPDTREALSLLADGVLRVDKIITHRFPLDQAPTAYRLTASGGESSKVLVTLE
- a CDS encoding radical SAM protein is translated as MGIVFGPVPSRRLGYSLGIDVLPPADKMCTLNCVYCQVGHTKVQTIKRGIPLDSTLINQAIDEHLPMADIDVVTFSGSGEPTLHRYLGQFIERVKNRCDTPVAVLTNSTLIDKPDVRRDLALADIVVPSLDAATQETFERINRPHRSLRVDSIIEGLIAFRDEFSGKFFLEIMLVKGFNDDPSELLAIKKIVDRIRPDQVHLNTVTRPGAEPDARPLAQNELERIAAIFGPDTFPIGTGPAVGRVADVRELEAAVLDLVQRRGVTLSDLVKSLGLERARALEVLNNLAQQNKVKKVVHGEVTYYREYY